A window of the Pelorhabdus rhamnosifermentans genome harbors these coding sequences:
- a CDS encoding metal-sensitive transcriptional regulator codes for MTNEQLRKSVLQRLGSIKGHIAGIENMVKGNKNCEDILFQLGAVTGAVNKLSAHILESYTEACIDEASIKDAKVRQRIDDLTKMMITMLRK; via the coding sequence ATGACTAATGAACAGCTAAGAAAAAGTGTGCTTCAACGATTAGGTTCCATCAAAGGTCATATCGCAGGTATTGAAAATATGGTGAAAGGAAACAAAAATTGTGAGGATATTCTTTTTCAGTTGGGTGCTGTAACAGGGGCGGTGAACAAACTAAGTGCTCATATTCTTGAAAGCTATACAGAAGCATGTATAGATGAAGCGAGTATTAAAGATGCCAAAGTGCGTCAGAGAATTGACGATTTAACTAAGATGATGATTACCATGTTAAGAAAGTAA
- a CDS encoding 4Fe-4S binding protein, with product MKSNIQPYLFWILLIFLGIGIVYPVIGSVAIICMLAPVLLAPFKGRYWCGNFCPRGSIYDNVIAKISPQKPIPALFRSNGFRIFMVFFIIGVFTVQMYYAWGDLSAMGAVFVRIILITTVVGIILGVMYHQRTWCSFCPMGTLASWFSTRKKPMPLQVEKSCVNCKLCTTACPLQLSPYIAKETIEGFTNSDCLKCSRCVDKCPKKALSF from the coding sequence ATGAAAAGTAATATTCAACCATACTTGTTCTGGATTTTATTGATTTTCTTAGGTATAGGGATTGTTTATCCGGTGATTGGCTCAGTCGCCATCATATGTATGTTGGCCCCGGTTTTGCTGGCTCCCTTCAAAGGCCGCTATTGGTGTGGAAATTTCTGCCCTCGTGGCAGTATCTATGATAATGTTATTGCTAAAATATCGCCCCAGAAACCAATACCCGCGCTTTTCCGCAGTAATGGTTTTCGGATATTTATGGTTTTCTTTATTATCGGAGTTTTTACGGTACAGATGTATTATGCATGGGGCGATCTATCTGCTATGGGAGCGGTGTTTGTCCGGATAATTTTAATAACAACAGTCGTAGGGATTATTTTAGGAGTAATGTATCATCAACGTACATGGTGTTCCTTCTGCCCAATGGGAACTCTGGCAAGCTGGTTTAGTACTAGAAAAAAGCCCATGCCTTTACAAGTGGAAAAATCCTGTGTTAACTGCAAACTGTGTACAACAGCATGTCCGCTTCAATTATCTCCTTATATAGCAAAAGAAACTATAGAGGGATTTACTAATAGTGATTGTCTAAAATGCAGTCGGTGTGTGGATAAATGCCCTAAAAAGGCTTTGTCTTTTTAG
- a CDS encoding DUF134 domain-containing protein, with translation MPRRRCCGLVEQEPCHRQLTPLDDEERVVTLLVEELETIRLKNLTGMDQAACAVTMGVSRATFQRILNAARQKIT, from the coding sequence ATGCCAAGACGACGTTGCTGTGGGTTAGTGGAACAGGAGCCCTGCCACCGTCAACTTACTCCCCTAGATGATGAAGAAAGGGTAGTAACCTTATTAGTTGAAGAATTAGAAACTATAAGGTTAAAGAACCTGACCGGAATGGATCAGGCTGCGTGTGCGGTGACTATGGGAGTATCGCGGGCTACCTTTCAAAGAATACTCAATGCGGCTAGACAAAAAATTACATGA
- a CDS encoding class I SAM-dependent methyltransferase, producing the protein MHHKFDVKSFAKLDNPERRKSLPADAILHKFDLEDGDVVADVGCGIGYFTFPASSVVGLTGKVLAMDISDEMIEQVRDRAKLCGVTNIETIKIDEQNFLLPDGSVDVEIVFFVLHEAQNALQFIFELNRILKPGGKLALIDWEKKEMPQGPPVTHRIDRQEVISLLAQARFIVKTVDVGEDFYGLLAIKPV; encoded by the coding sequence ATGCATCATAAATTTGATGTAAAATCATTTGCAAAACTAGATAATCCGGAACGTAGAAAATCATTGCCGGCGGATGCGATTTTGCATAAGTTTGACTTAGAAGATGGTGATGTTGTTGCTGATGTCGGCTGCGGAATCGGTTATTTTACTTTTCCGGCAAGTTCTGTCGTAGGTTTAACAGGCAAAGTGTTGGCGATGGATATATCAGATGAAATGATAGAACAAGTTCGTGATAGAGCAAAGTTATGCGGAGTAACCAATATTGAAACGATCAAAATCGACGAACAAAATTTTTTGTTACCCGATGGTTCAGTTGATGTTGAAATTGTTTTTTTTGTTTTGCATGAAGCACAGAATGCTCTCCAATTTATTTTTGAACTGAATAGGATTTTAAAGCCGGGCGGAAAGCTGGCGTTAATTGATTGGGAAAAGAAGGAAATGCCTCAAGGGCCACCAGTTACGCATCGAATAGACAGGCAGGAAGTAATTTCATTGCTCGCTCAAGCCCGTTTTATTGTAAAAACTGTTGATGTCGGAGAAGATTTTTATGGCCTATTGGCTATAAAACCGGTCTAA
- a CDS encoding TrkA C-terminal domain-containing protein: MNTSASQATYKVIALDLARKIVNGEYPIGTKISGRSLLSSQYDVSPETIRRAISLLKAENIVDVSRGKEIVVTSPERCSLFLEQQQSKSSTISLYRKLDKTFKKKQAIDQELKNTLDDVITYLNYVKYSDLLNPVDITISPNSHIIGKSIKEIDFWQHTQATIVAVIQNNIPIKSPNPDLVLKAGDSLVVIGPGNLVETVSNFINPPQQTEHHYLRKAFSLISTLLLLTEESAALTMVDWGELIGSSYHLTTTLLS; the protein is encoded by the coding sequence GTGAATACATCTGCTTCCCAAGCAACTTATAAAGTAATCGCCTTAGATCTCGCAAGAAAAATTGTTAATGGTGAATATCCTATTGGCACAAAAATATCCGGGCGCTCACTATTATCAAGTCAATACGATGTTTCTCCTGAAACCATACGAAGGGCGATAAGCTTGCTAAAAGCCGAAAACATCGTGGACGTCTCGCGTGGAAAAGAAATTGTGGTTACCTCGCCGGAGCGTTGTTCACTTTTTTTAGAACAACAACAATCTAAATCCTCAACGATTTCACTTTACCGAAAACTGGATAAAACGTTTAAGAAAAAACAGGCCATTGACCAAGAACTCAAGAATACCTTGGACGACGTAATTACTTATCTAAACTACGTAAAATACTCTGATTTACTCAATCCGGTAGATATCACCATTTCTCCAAATTCCCATATAATCGGTAAGTCCATTAAGGAAATTGATTTTTGGCAACATACTCAGGCTACAATTGTAGCCGTCATTCAAAATAACATTCCAATCAAATCACCTAATCCCGATTTAGTTTTAAAAGCGGGTGACTCTCTTGTCGTAATCGGCCCAGGAAATCTTGTCGAAACCGTATCCAATTTTATCAATCCTCCTCAGCAAACAGAACACCATTACCTAAGAAAAGCTTTTTCATTGATCAGCACTTTGCTACTGTTAACAGAAGAATCCGCTGCTTTAACAATGGTGGACTGGGGAGAATTAATCGGCTCTTCCTATCATCTTACTACCACCCTTTTATCTTAA